A single Phytohabitans houttuyneae DNA region contains:
- a CDS encoding NACHT domain-containing protein, translated as MSGLEIAALALGKAVAKAACGVWFGDHKVASDLSSNAIDLVAERLTSVREQRRFIRAWDEAADIVADRVQPLVVLEFRDLSLNEQVAAVEAVRETVQNARLTDDDLFRQDLDAGYLDRYLRSQDADRARRAGLAEGAVNLYNLLLRECCAYVIEVARTLPSSGVAGLAELLRRDRQILNELSTVLALLPDRRGVDDFERDYRQLVANRLDRVEFFGATLSEASRRYTLSVAYLSLTVAAASKRSGLQRDSLGTPRPVEEVLGSSRRLFIRGQAGTGKTTLLQWIAVQSARSGFPLQMPGWNGTVPFFVPLRRYIDTDLPAPEAFLREVGRHIVDDMPAGWVQAQLRSGRAVILVDGLDELPEKRRQDMREWLAQLTSSFPDARYVLTSRPAAAPEDWLDNDDFTVAELEPMTRYQIPEFIHRWHEAMRSASRTDQDRQRATTYENHLLGALDKHRHLRQLAGSPLLCALLCALHQDRRGQLPANRMELYEVALHMLLERRDHEHGIAPSIVLSRTDKTLLLRDLAYRLIRNEWSDADRDYVIAMLEAKLAAMPQVKASPEIVYQVLLERSGLVREQVEGRMDFIHRSFQEYLAGQQATVEADYGVLAANAHLPQWHEVVVMAAGHASPTGRGILLQDLLRRSDKHDTSPKDRDILRLVALGCLETSAEQPPALAKAIRAAAKSLIPPRSAAAALALSRAGPFALDLLMDATPQTETEVALTISAAVQTTDPAALPLLATFAADSRPKVVDALLRAWQHFDPHEYAFNVLRESPLIGGAVQITDPRQVDALHHLGRLTDLRLARIPDVDLTFVHGLPNLRRLSVEDPRTLHPLAGQPLVSLTVSRTEVPIDLAPLASMPRLTEFRAFTRVWNEQSIAGLPLAELGLDAAAFCRLTCDWPALKKLELIGAHDLTELPVANLAQLTHLTLEILAPLDLSPIAQLPALDNLRLNVKAEAPDLTALQDTHISSIEYTSDSIDRVDLRPLAFHREVKVRVPRGTTVLGASQSGGNISVVHK; from the coding sequence GTGTCCGGTCTGGAGATAGCCGCGCTCGCGCTGGGAAAGGCTGTCGCAAAGGCCGCATGTGGTGTGTGGTTCGGTGATCACAAAGTAGCGTCCGATCTTTCTTCCAATGCGATCGACCTGGTGGCTGAGCGCCTGACCAGTGTCCGTGAGCAGCGCCGTTTCATCCGCGCCTGGGATGAGGCGGCGGACATCGTGGCCGACCGGGTGCAGCCGCTTGTGGTGCTCGAGTTTCGCGACCTTTCGCTTAACGAGCAGGTGGCCGCTGTCGAGGCGGTCCGGGAGACGGTGCAGAACGCGCGGCTGACCGACGACGACCTGTTTAGACAGGATCTTGATGCGGGCTACTTGGACCGGTACCTGCGTTCGCAGGATGCCGACCGGGCGCGGAGGGCCGGATTGGCGGAGGGCGCCGTCAATCTGTACAACTTGCTGCTCAGGGAATGCTGCGCCTACGTCATCGAGGTGGCACGCACGCTGCCCAGCAGCGGCGTCGCGGGGCTCGCCGAACTCCTTCGCCGCGACCGCCAGATCTTGAACGAGCTCAGTACCGTCCTGGCTCTGCTGCCGGATCGGCGTGGCGTCGACGACTTCGAACGCGACTACCGCCAGCTGGTCGCCAATCGCCTCGATCGCGTCGAGTTCTTCGGCGCGACGCTTTCCGAGGCCAGCCGGCGCTACACCCTCTCTGTCGCGTACCTGAGTTTGACCGTAGCCGCGGCGTCGAAGCGCAGCGGCTTGCAAAGGGACTCCCTCGGTACTCCGAGACCCGTAGAGGAGGTGCTCGGCAGCTCCCGCCGCCTGTTCATCCGGGGGCAGGCCGGCACCGGGAAGACCACCCTCCTTCAGTGGATCGCCGTACAGAGCGCACGAAGCGGGTTTCCCCTCCAGATGCCCGGGTGGAACGGGACGGTGCCGTTCTTCGTCCCCCTGCGGCGGTACATCGACACGGACCTGCCGGCCCCTGAGGCGTTCCTTCGCGAGGTCGGCCGGCATATCGTCGACGACATGCCCGCTGGATGGGTGCAGGCGCAGCTGCGATCGGGCCGCGCGGTCATCCTGGTCGACGGGCTGGACGAGCTACCCGAAAAGCGTCGCCAGGACATGCGGGAGTGGCTCGCGCAGCTCACGAGCTCGTTTCCCGACGCACGCTACGTCCTCACCTCACGTCCCGCGGCGGCGCCGGAAGACTGGCTGGACAACGACGACTTCACCGTCGCGGAACTGGAGCCGATGACCCGGTACCAGATACCGGAGTTCATCCACCGGTGGCACGAAGCCATGCGGAGCGCATCCCGCACCGACCAGGATCGCCAGCGAGCCACCACGTACGAGAACCATCTTCTCGGTGCGCTGGACAAGCATCGTCACCTGCGCCAGCTCGCCGGCTCTCCACTGTTGTGCGCATTGCTGTGCGCGCTGCACCAGGACCGGCGTGGGCAACTGCCGGCCAATCGCATGGAACTCTACGAAGTGGCCCTGCACATGCTGCTGGAACGCCGCGACCACGAGCACGGCATCGCGCCGTCGATCGTGTTGAGCAGGACCGACAAGACGCTGTTGCTGCGCGACCTGGCGTACCGGTTAATTCGCAACGAATGGTCCGACGCGGATCGCGACTACGTCATCGCGATGCTGGAAGCGAAGCTGGCGGCGATGCCGCAGGTGAAGGCGAGCCCAGAAATCGTCTACCAGGTACTACTCGAACGTAGCGGGCTGGTCCGCGAGCAGGTGGAAGGACGGATGGACTTCATCCATCGATCCTTTCAGGAGTACCTCGCCGGTCAACAAGCCACCGTCGAGGCCGACTACGGCGTTCTGGCAGCAAACGCCCACCTGCCGCAGTGGCACGAGGTCGTGGTGATGGCAGCGGGTCACGCCTCTCCCACGGGCCGGGGCATCCTGCTGCAAGACCTGTTACGACGAAGCGACAAGCACGACACGTCCCCCAAGGACCGAGACATACTTCGCTTGGTCGCACTCGGCTGCCTCGAGACGTCCGCCGAGCAACCGCCCGCCCTGGCGAAGGCCATCCGAGCCGCCGCAAAGTCCCTCATACCGCCACGCAGCGCCGCCGCCGCGCTCGCTCTCAGCCGCGCTGGACCGTTCGCGCTCGATCTGCTGATGGACGCGACGCCGCAAACGGAGACCGAGGTCGCCCTCACGATCTCGGCAGCGGTGCAGACGACGGATCCCGCGGCGCTACCGTTGTTGGCGACTTTCGCCGCTGACTCCCGCCCCAAAGTGGTCGACGCGCTGCTGCGCGCATGGCAGCACTTCGATCCGCACGAGTACGCCTTCAACGTGCTGCGCGAATCTCCCCTGATCGGCGGCGCGGTCCAGATCACCGACCCCCGACAGGTGGACGCCCTCCATCATCTCGGCCGGCTGACCGACTTGCGGCTCGCCAGGATCCCTGACGTCGACCTAACCTTCGTACACGGGCTGCCGAACCTGCGAAGACTCTCGGTGGAGGACCCCCGCACCCTTCACCCCCTCGCCGGCCAGCCCTTGGTTTCGCTGACCGTGTCGCGCACCGAGGTACCCATTGATCTCGCGCCCCTCGCCTCCATGCCAAGGCTCACCGAGTTCAGGGCCTTCACCCGCGTATGGAACGAACAGAGCATCGCGGGCCTTCCCCTCGCCGAGCTCGGGCTCGACGCCGCCGCCTTCTGCCGCCTGACCTGCGACTGGCCGGCCCTGAAAAAGCTTGAGCTCATCGGCGCCCACGACCTGACGGAACTCCCGGTAGCCAACCTCGCACAGCTGACCCACCTGACCCTGGAGATCCTGGCACCACTCGACCTCAGCCCGATAGCTCAACTGCCGGCGCTGGACAACCTGCGCCTAAACGTCAAGGCCGAGGCGCCAGACCTGACAGCATTGCAGGACACACACATCTCTTCGATCGAATACACCAGCGACAGCATCGACCGCGTCGACCTCCGGCCGTTAGCGTTTCACAGAGAAGTAAAGGTCCGCGTCCCACGCGGCACGACCGTGCTAGGCGCGTCACAGTCTGGCGGAAACATCTCCGTCGTGCACAAGTAG
- a CDS encoding NACHT N-terminal helical domain 7-containing protein: MSTSTAKSSLTHHSVTSYTACLLGQIDQVACRWPFHRKRVLLMAVVPPAVRANALPRVQVPVDEFAVELVGFYTTLARRTQLFLTGLAVWDHLTETEQARLSTQLTEATPKAAVRRYNRYVTELAGQFPGFAFWLGAWEHGATRTEVGRLRTALGDLAERLGSQAPAGDAHRRWRQLARRYAADLEKPAIAGQGYGMASSWVPRTHVRRSTLSSTPRPARSRTGRKRTRLPAQPVAAPACRVPSLYVAGARWRAHLVERGPVRHRDGRRDGPPRHDVEPTRPPHHRIPEDRHNNRPRHTGDSPLRRGPVGKARQAPRRRLHLPRRARAERVAQTLHNELVTPRLNRHQAAFAFFARPSARA; the protein is encoded by the coding sequence ATGTCGACGAGCACCGCGAAGTCTTCACTGACACACCACTCGGTCACGTCGTACACAGCCTGCCTGCTGGGCCAGATCGACCAAGTCGCATGCCGATGGCCCTTCCACCGCAAACGCGTCCTGCTCATGGCCGTCGTTCCTCCGGCCGTTCGGGCCAATGCGCTGCCGCGGGTGCAGGTGCCCGTGGACGAGTTCGCAGTCGAACTCGTCGGGTTCTACACCACGTTGGCGCGTCGCACGCAACTGTTTCTGACCGGTCTGGCGGTGTGGGACCACTTGACCGAGACGGAGCAGGCACGACTGTCAACCCAGCTGACCGAAGCCACTCCAAAGGCGGCGGTGCGCCGGTACAACCGGTACGTGACCGAGCTGGCCGGCCAGTTCCCCGGGTTCGCGTTCTGGCTCGGCGCGTGGGAGCACGGGGCGACGCGGACGGAGGTTGGACGGCTGCGGACCGCGTTGGGCGACCTCGCCGAGCGGCTCGGATCCCAGGCACCGGCGGGCGACGCGCACCGGCGTTGGCGGCAGTTGGCCCGCCGGTACGCGGCCGACCTGGAAAAGCCAGCCATCGCGGGGCAGGGCTACGGTATGGCCTCGTCGTGGGTTCCCCGGACCCACGTCCGAAGATCGACGTTGAGCAGCACGCCCCGGCCCGCTCGGAGCAGGACTGGCAGGAAACGGACCCGCCTCCCCGCCCAACCGGTGGCTGCGCCGGCTTGCCGTGTTCCTAGCTTGTACGTTGCTGGTGCTCGGTGGCGTGCTCATTTGGTCGAGCGTGGACCGGTCCGGCACAGGGACGGTCGACGGGACGGTCCGCCCCGGCACGACGTGGAACCTACGCGCCCGCCCCACCACAGAATCCCGGAAGATCGACATAATAATCGGCCCAGGCACACCGGTGACAGTCCACTGCGTCGAGGGCCGGTGGGCAAGGCTCGACAAGCCCCGCGCCGACGTCTACATCTACCTCGACGCGCTCGCGCTGAACGAGTCGCCCAAACGCTGCACAACGAACTCGTTACGCCGAGGCTGAACCGCCACCAAGCCGCATTCGCCTTCTTCGCGCGGCCCTCCGCCCGAGCCTGA